In the Pseudanabaena sp. PCC 7367 genome, one interval contains:
- a CDS encoding NB-ARC domain-containing protein, giving the protein MTVDEALEILEIALEHRSLSHVYELVFRRSWQGQTYNDIAREAGYDYDYIKEVGSKLWNYLSEALGERVNKKNVQLVLRRYHKHQQEEQAVNIETATLKNVNDDNGGDRFDELSLPNQDWRGAPDVSRFYGRTDELVKLERWIIQDFCRIVAIVGMGGIGKTALSVTLAEELQIGFQYIVWRSLRNAPPLMDLLIDIIHHISDRQGNLPDTPYGCISTLIECLGKHRCLVVLDHADALLSSGTGREYRQAGEYIEGRENYAELFRAIAEAQHQSCLLITSREQPREIALQEGARARSLFLGGLQVTEAQRIFAEKGEFEGTEQDWQFLVARYAGNPLALKAVALAVKEFFGGDIAQLNALLAEDRWIFSDIRKLLDQQFDRLSELEKKVIYWVTLQEGEVTLADLKTELAPVDSTQRLLETLDSLRRRSLIDKNGAVFSQQPIVREYIEEKMNQQSLEAADRG; this is encoded by the coding sequence ATGACGGTTGATGAGGCACTTGAAATATTAGAAATAGCCCTAGAGCATAGGTCGCTTAGTCATGTCTATGAACTGGTGTTTCGTAGATCCTGGCAGGGGCAGACCTATAATGACATTGCCAGAGAAGCTGGTTATGACTATGACTACATCAAAGAGGTCGGCTCTAAGCTGTGGAACTATTTATCCGAGGCTTTAGGTGAACGTGTTAACAAAAAGAATGTGCAACTGGTCTTACGTCGCTATCACAAACACCAGCAGGAAGAACAGGCCGTAAATATAGAAACAGCCACCCTAAAGAATGTTAATGATGACAATGGTGGCGATCGCTTTGATGAGCTGAGCTTGCCGAACCAGGATTGGCGCGGCGCACCGGATGTATCCAGGTTTTATGGTCGCACCGATGAATTAGTTAAGCTGGAGCGTTGGATAATTCAAGATTTTTGCCGGATTGTGGCGATCGTGGGCATGGGCGGGATTGGTAAAACTGCCCTTTCGGTAACCCTGGCGGAAGAACTCCAAATCGGTTTTCAATATATTGTGTGGCGATCGCTACGAAATGCGCCACCATTAATGGATTTATTGATTGATATCATCCACCACATTTCCGATCGGCAGGGTAATCTACCCGACACGCCCTATGGTTGTATTTCTACCTTGATTGAATGTTTAGGTAAGCATCGTTGTTTAGTGGTGTTGGATCATGCTGATGCCTTGCTCAGTAGTGGTACGGGACGGGAATATCGCCAGGCCGGTGAATATATCGAGGGGCGGGAAAACTATGCCGAGCTGTTTCGGGCGATCGCCGAAGCCCAACACCAGAGCTGTTTGCTTATCACCAGCCGGGAACAACCCCGCGAGATTGCCCTACAAGAAGGAGCCAGAGCAAGATCGCTATTTTTGGGGGGCTTGCAGGTGACCGAAGCGCAGCGGATCTTTGCGGAAAAAGGTGAGTTTGAAGGTACTGAGCAAGACTGGCAATTTTTAGTGGCGCGCTATGCTGGCAACCCGCTGGCATTAAAGGCGGTAGCCCTGGCAGTAAAGGAATTTTTTGGCGGTGATATTGCACAACTCAATGCCTTGCTAGCGGAAGATCGCTGGATTTTCTCGGATATCCGCAAGCTACTAGATCAACAATTCGATCGCCTTTCTGAGCTGGAGAAAAAGGTAATTTATTGGGTGACGCTGCAAGAGGGAGAGGTTACCCTGGCTGATCTAAAAACAGAGCTAGCTCCCGTTGATTCAACCCAACGGCTGCTGGAAACTCTGGATTCATTGCGGCGGCGATCGCTAATTGATAAAAATGGTGCGGTGTTTAGCCAACAGCCGATCGTGCGGGAATATATCGAAGAGAAGATGAATCAGCAATCTCTCGAAGCGGCCGATCGGGGCTAG
- the dprA gene encoding DNA-processing protein DprA — translation MTERAYWLAWSQVEGVGPITMRRLQQQFGSLRVAWGAQNSDLRSVQGIGTANMNAIATARKFIQPEQLLQDHLRQNPRFWTPSDPEYPKLLLEIPDPPALLYGAGKITIWDQNRAIAVVGTRHPSAYGVKWARKIGRALAVNGFTVVSGLADGIDGEAHRGCLDAKGQTIAVVGTGVDRVFPSANYALHQQILRSGLILSEYPYGTEPGRANFPRRNRIIAGLCRATIIIEAPRKSGALITAHQANEYNRDVYALPNSLDFPQGQGCLDLISRGAQLIMSEKQLIEALEAMPRLDPIGFELLSESNDSKARINRLVEAATQAEAQRMAQTGNGRKSSNSRSGSSPNASSSARRSTAKSNSRSNSKAAARSTANNKRSLEPQTIEVIVEPVAEIISEANKIDLPPLSKLQEQLMDLLDPVDLTSFDAIVQKVNQDAGEISAALLELELYGAVAQAPGMHYQRLV, via the coding sequence TTGACGGAAAGAGCCTACTGGCTGGCCTGGTCACAAGTTGAAGGAGTTGGCCCAATTACGATGCGGCGGCTCCAGCAACAGTTTGGTTCGCTGCGGGTGGCCTGGGGTGCCCAAAATAGTGATTTGCGATCGGTGCAGGGGATTGGCACTGCGAATATGAATGCGATCGCCACGGCACGAAAATTTATTCAACCAGAGCAGCTCTTGCAAGATCATCTCCGTCAGAACCCACGATTCTGGACTCCCAGTGATCCTGAATATCCCAAATTACTGTTGGAAATTCCCGATCCGCCGGCGTTGCTCTATGGTGCTGGCAAAATAACCATCTGGGATCAAAACCGGGCGATCGCGGTAGTGGGTACTCGCCATCCCTCAGCCTATGGCGTAAAATGGGCGCGAAAAATTGGTCGGGCACTGGCTGTAAATGGATTTACGGTGGTTTCAGGCCTGGCAGATGGGATTGATGGAGAGGCGCATCGAGGTTGCCTGGATGCTAAAGGACAGACAATTGCGGTGGTTGGAACTGGAGTCGATCGGGTTTTTCCCTCGGCCAATTATGCATTACATCAACAAATCTTGCGATCGGGCTTGATTTTAAGTGAATACCCCTATGGCACTGAGCCAGGCCGCGCCAACTTTCCCCGCCGCAATCGGATCATTGCAGGACTTTGTCGCGCCACAATTATTATTGAAGCACCGCGTAAATCTGGAGCCCTAATCACCGCTCACCAGGCCAATGAATATAACCGCGATGTCTATGCGTTGCCTAATTCCTTGGACTTTCCACAGGGGCAGGGTTGCCTGGATTTGATTAGCCGTGGTGCGCAATTAATTATGAGCGAGAAGCAGCTAATTGAAGCATTGGAGGCAATGCCACGGTTAGATCCGATCGGCTTTGAGCTGCTGAGTGAGAGTAATGATAGCAAAGCCAGAATTAATCGCCTGGTGGAGGCGGCTACCCAGGCTGAAGCCCAGAGAATGGCGCAAACTGGCAATGGTCGTAAAAGTAGTAATTCTCGATCGGGGAGCTCCCCTAATGCTAGTAGTTCAGCTAGGCGATCGACGGCAAAATCTAACTCCCGCTCCAACTCAAAAGCTGCGGCTAGATCAACAGCAAATAACAAGCGATCGCTTGAACCGCAGACAATCGAAGTGATTGTAGAACCAGTCGCAGAGATAATCAGCGAAGCAAATAAAATTGACCTGCCGCCACTGAGCAAATTACAGGAGCAGTTAATGGATTTGCTCGACCCAGTGGATTTGACCAGCTTTGATGCGATCGTGCAAAAGGTAAATCAAGATGCGGGCGAAATTTCGGCAGCACTGCTGGAGCTAGAACTATATGGAGCAGTGGCTCAGGCTCCGGGAATGCATTACCAGCGGTTAGTTTAG
- a CDS encoding late competence development ComFB family protein, with amino-acid sequence MSSLRNALEDIVIREAQKQLAPLKSAIGTSIRLADVVAYTLNRLPPLYATSHHGWQLQRRRLVKEMRSQIIEAVSVAIAAFSTKNFPASKTPLPEIELKSQARALVSLRRVLKQPELRWSDVPAALEKALGNSQNLNRHSSASNSNSEVTRAIADLDVYPEPVKSDQTVIREDTHIQDTQDDHYDLDDRDSLSASMRSQIDQLRACLGTTKDGQVKYAQTQNFEPAPERRNPVKVVKSANGQEISVKAMEAQQLEIYTLPAKLEFSNVLEKLVLLVAGHLVRNFDPEIRAQINLTEVMAYALNRLPPMYAASDRDYRRQRQYAQSELANRVTDLVKRGIELVLASPRNVQPLPFEKFNQEYELALPQIKQLLKCRNITLSNLATLAADIIKFKRQSAATQTEQERSSQAQQVNVVSSPPQSRVVGGYYQPAASMY; translated from the coding sequence ATGAGTAGCTTAAGGAATGCCCTGGAAGACATAGTGATTAGGGAAGCGCAGAAGCAATTAGCGCCCCTTAAATCAGCAATCGGCACCTCAATTCGATTAGCCGATGTTGTGGCCTATACCCTCAATCGACTGCCACCTTTGTATGCAACTAGTCATCATGGTTGGCAGCTCCAACGCCGCCGTTTGGTAAAAGAGATGCGATCGCAAATTATTGAAGCTGTCTCCGTGGCGATCGCTGCTTTTAGCACCAAAAACTTTCCTGCCAGCAAAACTCCCCTACCAGAAATTGAACTAAAAAGTCAGGCTAGAGCACTGGTTAGCTTGAGAAGGGTCTTAAAACAACCGGAGCTAAGATGGAGCGATGTGCCTGCAGCGCTTGAAAAAGCCCTGGGTAATAGCCAAAATCTTAACAGGCATAGTAGCGCGAGTAATAGTAATTCTGAAGTTACTAGAGCGATCGCCGATTTAGATGTCTATCCGGAGCCAGTCAAATCAGATCAAACAGTTATTCGTGAAGATACCCATATTCAGGATACTCAGGATGATCATTATGATTTAGACGATCGAGACAGCTTGAGTGCCAGTATGCGGTCTCAAATTGATCAACTCAGAGCTTGCCTAGGCACAACTAAAGATGGCCAGGTAAAATATGCCCAAACCCAGAATTTTGAACCGGCTCCAGAACGCCGCAACCCCGTAAAGGTAGTAAAAAGTGCCAACGGCCAGGAAATATCTGTTAAGGCAATGGAGGCACAACAGCTAGAAATTTATACCCTCCCTGCCAAGCTAGAATTTAGTAATGTTTTAGAAAAACTGGTGCTTTTGGTAGCAGGTCATCTTGTCCGTAATTTTGACCCAGAGATACGAGCACAGATCAATCTAACCGAAGTTATGGCCTATGCCCTGAACCGATTGCCACCCATGTATGCTGCTAGCGATCGTGACTATCGCCGCCAACGCCAGTATGCTCAATCGGAGCTGGCCAACCGAGTTACAGACCTGGTTAAGCGCGGCATTGAATTAGTTTTAGCCAGCCCCAGAAATGTCCAGCCACTGCCATTTGAAAAGTTCAACCAGGAATATGAACTAGCTTTACCCCAGATCAAGCAGTTGCTGAAATGTCGTAATATCACCTTGAGCAATCTAGCCACCCTGGCTGCGGATATTATTAAATTCAAACGCCAGTCTGCCGCTACCCAAACAGAGCAAGAGCGATCGAGCCAGGCTCAGCAAGTTAATGTGGTTAGCTCTCCGCCTCAGTCCAGGGTGGTTGGTGGCTATTATCAACCTGCAGCAAGCATGTACTAG
- a CDS encoding ATP-binding protein yields MIATSLRPVSGQKWSTLSFASTLYLKPILDLLLSEVPSIWHAELRLGLQEALVNAVRHGNKLDPGKQVTIHFSISSQYYWWMIADQGEEGCPELSAHGYTEHTPSFDSECGRGFFILHQIFDRVVWEEGSHQLKLGKHLHQNCLPAIC; encoded by the coding sequence GTGATTGCCACATCGCTGCGTCCCGTTAGCGGACAAAAGTGGAGTACCCTCAGCTTTGCCTCAACTCTTTACCTCAAACCAATCCTGGACTTACTGTTATCAGAAGTGCCATCAATCTGGCATGCTGAGTTGCGGCTTGGACTTCAAGAGGCATTAGTAAATGCAGTTAGGCATGGTAATAAGCTAGACCCAGGCAAACAGGTCACAATCCATTTTTCGATCTCGTCGCAATACTACTGGTGGATGATCGCTGATCAGGGTGAAGAAGGTTGTCCTGAGCTTAGTGCTCATGGCTATACCGAGCATACCCCCAGTTTTGATTCTGAATGTGGTCGCGGTTTCTTTATTCTGCATCAAATTTTCGATCGTGTGGTGTGGGAGGAAGGCTCGCATCAACTTAAGCTGGGTAAGCATTTGCACCAGAATTGCTTGCCGGCAATTTGTTAA
- a CDS encoding ABC1 kinase family protein: MSQHPLAYLKKYDAKAIAQHYNQRPLLAVWRLIQIVYMFVGLFVGLQLDKWSGQEDAKLPRRAAQLRRIITKLGPTYIKVGQALSTRPDLVRKDFLDELTKLQDQLPPFPTSVAIEIIEQELGKSIDQIYDYIPDLPVAAASLGQVFRGRLHTGEEVAIKVQRPNLIPTITLDLYVLRLLAALTQPLLPVNLGADLRGIIDEFGSKLFEEVDYVNEAKNAERFATYFSDEPRVDAPSIYWRYSSKRVLTMEWIDGIKLTDVEGIKAAGLDIDELVQIGVMSGLRQLLEFGFFHADPHPGNLFATADGRMVYIDFGMMDQLEQTTKEALVDSVVHLMNKDYQKLGYDYVNLGFLTPDVDIPPIANALESVLGDIMNEKVRDFNFKVVTDRFSGLMYEYPFCMPAKFALIIRSVVTQEGVALSLNPEFKIVQVAYPYVARRLLTDESPGLRQRLIEVLFKNGKFQWSRLENLIKIAKSDDDFDLVPTARMGIQFLMSDEGKFLRKRILLALTEDDRLHTDEVARIWQLVGAELKPNKLWDAAVGAIGSSLPRAIATALPLAFLSGSGS, translated from the coding sequence GTGAGTCAACATCCTTTAGCATATCTGAAAAAATACGATGCCAAGGCGATCGCCCAGCACTATAACCAGCGCCCCCTCCTCGCAGTTTGGCGATTGATCCAGATAGTTTATATGTTTGTTGGCTTATTTGTGGGCTTGCAGCTAGACAAGTGGTCGGGGCAGGAAGATGCCAAATTACCACGCCGCGCTGCTCAGCTCCGCCGAATTATTACTAAGCTGGGGCCTACCTATATTAAAGTTGGCCAGGCGCTCTCTACTCGCCCTGATCTGGTGCGCAAAGATTTTTTAGATGAGCTAACCAAACTACAGGATCAATTGCCTCCCTTCCCTACATCGGTGGCGATCGAGATTATTGAGCAGGAATTGGGCAAGTCGATCGACCAGATCTATGACTACATTCCCGATTTGCCAGTTGCGGCTGCCAGTTTAGGACAGGTCTTTAGAGGCAGGCTACATACTGGTGAAGAAGTAGCGATCAAGGTGCAACGACCAAATTTGATCCCTACAATCACACTAGATCTCTATGTGTTGCGATTGCTTGCTGCTCTAACTCAACCCCTACTACCAGTTAATTTGGGCGCAGATTTGCGGGGCATTATTGATGAATTTGGCTCTAAGCTATTTGAAGAAGTTGACTATGTGAATGAGGCCAAGAACGCGGAACGGTTTGCGACCTATTTTAGTGATGAACCAAGGGTTGATGCTCCTTCGATCTATTGGCGCTATAGTTCCAAGCGGGTGCTGACAATGGAATGGATCGATGGGATTAAGCTCACCGATGTAGAAGGGATCAAAGCGGCTGGCTTGGATATTGATGAACTGGTACAGATTGGCGTGATGTCTGGCCTACGGCAATTGCTGGAGTTTGGCTTTTTCCATGCCGATCCCCACCCTGGTAATTTGTTTGCCACCGCCGATGGCCGCATGGTCTACATTGACTTTGGCATGATGGATCAACTAGAACAAACCACCAAAGAGGCACTGGTTGATTCGGTGGTGCATTTGATGAATAAGGACTACCAAAAGCTGGGTTATGACTATGTGAATCTGGGATTTTTGACACCGGATGTGGATATCCCACCGATCGCCAATGCCCTAGAAAGTGTGCTGGGCGACATCATGAATGAAAAGGTACGTGATTTTAACTTCAAGGTGGTGACCGATCGCTTCTCTGGGTTGATGTATGAATATCCGTTCTGTATGCCGGCTAAGTTTGCCTTGATTATTCGATCGGTGGTGACCCAGGAAGGTGTGGCGCTCAGCTTGAATCCAGAATTTAAAATTGTCCAGGTGGCCTATCCCTATGTGGCACGCCGCTTGCTGACCGATGAATCGCCTGGCCTGCGTCAGCGCTTAATTGAAGTGCTATTTAAAAATGGCAAGTTCCAATGGAGTCGGCTGGAGAATTTAATCAAAATTGCTAAGTCTGATGATGATTTTGACCTGGTGCCGACGGCCAGAATGGGGATTCAGTTTTTAATGTCCGATGAAGGGAAGTTCTTGCGCAAGCGGATTTTGCTGGCACTGACCGAAGACGATCGCCTCCATACTGATGAAGTAGCGCGGATCTGGCAACTGGTGGGTGCGGAATTAAAACCCAATAAGCTCTGGGATGCAGCAGTTGGTGCGATCGGTTCGTCTTTGCCCAGGGCGATCGCTACGGCTTTGCCGCTGGCGTTTTTGTCGGGTAGTGGTTCTTAG
- a CDS encoding adenylate kinase, with the protein MRLVILGATGAGKSTQAKRLSEHFNVPPISTGELLRQAIAKDSELGAQAKQYLDAGELVPDQVMIQFMRSRLQQDDAVAGWILEGYPRTAFQAEELDFLLEELGKPLDWAIYLRLPEEVLVERSLERGNVDDTKEVIKRRLELFSDRTTTLLDYYEYKQKLLIIEGANAIDNVTQSILSKLG; encoded by the coding sequence ATGCGATTAGTAATTTTAGGGGCAACGGGTGCTGGCAAGAGTACCCAGGCTAAAAGACTGTCTGAGCATTTTAATGTGCCGCCAATTTCCACTGGAGAGCTTCTGCGACAAGCGATCGCCAAGGACTCAGAATTGGGCGCACAGGCTAAGCAATATTTAGATGCCGGTGAGCTAGTACCAGATCAGGTGATGATTCAGTTTATGCGATCGCGGCTTCAGCAAGATGATGCGGTAGCGGGCTGGATCTTGGAAGGATATCCCCGTACTGCGTTTCAGGCAGAAGAACTAGATTTTTTGCTAGAGGAGCTTGGTAAGCCGCTGGATTGGGCGATCTATTTGCGCTTGCCAGAGGAGGTTCTGGTGGAGCGATCGCTAGAGCGGGGCAATGTGGACGATACCAAGGAAGTAATTAAACGCCGACTGGAATTATTTAGCGATCGCACGACGACGTTGCTGGATTATTACGAATACAAACAAAAACTGCTGATCATTGAGGGCGCTAATGCGATCGACAATGTGACCCAGAGTATTCTTAGTAAACTAGGCTAG
- the trpB gene encoding tryptophan synthase subunit beta, whose product MTQTPAAQNFNTPVNPAELDADFHNVDRPDQLGRFGIFGGKYVPETLMSALAELEQAFAYYKQDAEFNQELNSYLRDYVGRPSPLYFAERLTAHYGTAQIYLKREDLNHTGAHKINNALAQALLAKRMGKQRIIAETGAGQHGVATATACARFGLDCVIYMGVHDMERQALNVFRMRLMGAEVKPVEAGTGTLKDATSEAIRDWVTNVRTTHYILGSVAGPHPYPMMVRDFHAIIGQETRRQCMEKWGGLPDILLACIGGGSNAMGLFHEFVNEPSIRMIGVEAAGKGVDTDKHAATLTQGTVGVLHGAMSYLLQDEEGQVQEAHSISAGLDYPGVGPEHSYFKDAGRAEYYSVTDAEALTAFQQLSRLEGIIPALETAHAIAYLETLCPQLTAQQKLVINCSGRGDKDVQAVAKHLAME is encoded by the coding sequence ATGACGCAAACCCCTGCTGCTCAAAACTTTAATACCCCTGTCAATCCTGCCGAGCTAGACGCTGATTTCCATAATGTCGATCGCCCCGATCAGCTCGGTCGATTTGGCATCTTCGGTGGTAAGTATGTCCCAGAAACACTAATGAGTGCCCTGGCTGAGTTAGAGCAGGCGTTTGCCTACTATAAGCAAGATGCTGAATTCAATCAGGAACTAAATAGTTACCTGCGCGATTATGTCGGTCGCCCTAGTCCGCTTTATTTTGCGGAGCGATTGACCGCCCACTATGGTACTGCCCAAATTTATCTCAAACGTGAAGACTTAAACCACACTGGTGCCCATAAGATCAATAACGCCCTAGCCCAGGCACTACTAGCAAAACGCATGGGTAAACAACGGATTATTGCGGAAACTGGCGCGGGTCAGCATGGTGTAGCCACAGCCACCGCTTGCGCTCGGTTTGGGCTCGATTGCGTCATTTATATGGGCGTACATGACATGGAGCGGCAGGCACTGAATGTGTTCCGGATGCGATTGATGGGTGCAGAAGTGAAACCAGTTGAAGCTGGCACAGGCACACTTAAGGATGCTACCTCCGAAGCGATCCGCGATTGGGTTACCAATGTACGAACTACCCACTACATCCTTGGCTCGGTGGCTGGCCCCCATCCCTATCCGATGATGGTGCGCGACTTTCATGCGATCATTGGCCAAGAGACCCGCCGTCAGTGCATGGAAAAGTGGGGCGGATTACCGGATATCCTGTTGGCTTGTATTGGCGGTGGTTCAAATGCCATGGGTCTGTTTCATGAGTTTGTGAATGAACCCAGCATTAGGATGATTGGCGTGGAAGCGGCTGGTAAAGGCGTAGACACTGATAAACACGCAGCTACCCTAACCCAGGGTACTGTTGGTGTTTTGCATGGTGCAATGAGCTATTTGCTCCAGGATGAAGAAGGGCAAGTGCAGGAAGCTCATTCGATCAGTGCTGGCCTAGATTATCCTGGCGTGGGCCCTGAGCATAGCTATTTTAAGGATGCTGGGCGCGCAGAATATTACAGCGTTACTGATGCTGAGGCTTTGACTGCATTTCAACAACTCTCGCGCTTAGAGGGAATCATCCCGGCGCTGGAAACTGCCCATGCGATCGCCTACCTCGAAACTCTCTGCCCCCAACTAACCGCTCAGCAAAAACTGGTGATTAATTGCTCTGGGCGTGGTGACAAGGATGTGCAGGCGGTTGCTAAGCACTTAGCAATGGAATAA
- a CDS encoding RelA/SpoT family protein translates to MTLAIDSHPNTDLGSLMPEWLKGCWQKIAAAEPIDPEDPEAIICRALKFACELHEGQYRASGEPYILHPIEVATILRDLGGGSKAMIVAGFLHDVVEDTEVTVADIEAEFGAEIAALVEGVTKLSKFNFESKTERAAENFRRMFLAMAQDIRVIVVKLADRLHNMRTLEHLPAPKQANIARETMEIFAPLANRLGIGQIKWELEDLSFKYIDKDAYQQMRSLVVENRRNREERLARVRDILRSRIEQLGLTNFEISGRPKHLYGIYQKMQVRQKKYEEIYDVSAIRIIVENKEACYRVLAVVHDCFRPIPGRFKDYIGLPKPNRYQSLHTVVIGPNGRPLEVQIRTWEMHHIAEYGIAAHWKYKETNSSHQATSQEDEKFTWLRQLVEWQRELKDDQEYIDTLKENLFDHEVYVFSPKGDVYCLPRGATAVDFAYRIHTELGNHCAGALVNEFMVPLDRKLQNGDIVTVLRHKNAHPSLDWINFVATSSARHRIRQWYKRSRREENYGRGRSMLEREMGKGGLDSLLKSERMLEVARRCNYHSVDDMLAALGYGEISLNMVVNKLREEQTTQEAAIAIPRLPSAPSANAASPTKSPILGLEGLPYRIAGCCQPLPGEPIIGVVPRGGNRSIAVHKQECENIADFPGDRLIPISWNNRDDVDRPSIYTVDIRVETIDRVGVLKDILARLADEKVNVRHATVDTRPGDTATIELSIDINSRNQYEKLHYKISNMSDIVAVRRINRNDS, encoded by the coding sequence ATGACCCTAGCTATTGACTCCCACCCAAACACTGACCTCGGTTCACTTATGCCAGAGTGGCTCAAGGGCTGTTGGCAAAAAATTGCCGCTGCTGAACCGATCGACCCTGAAGACCCAGAAGCCATAATCTGCCGCGCTTTAAAATTTGCCTGTGAATTGCATGAGGGGCAATACCGTGCTTCGGGTGAGCCCTATATATTGCACCCGATCGAGGTGGCGACCATTTTGCGCGATCTTGGTGGTGGTAGCAAGGCGATGATCGTGGCTGGCTTTTTGCACGATGTGGTCGAGGATACTGAAGTTACGGTAGCTGATATTGAGGCCGAATTTGGCGCGGAGATCGCCGCCTTGGTGGAAGGGGTAACCAAATTATCTAAGTTTAATTTTGAGAGTAAAACTGAGCGTGCTGCCGAAAATTTCCGCCGCATGTTTCTAGCAATGGCTCAGGATATTCGGGTGATTGTGGTCAAGCTGGCCGATCGGCTCCATAATATGCGCACCTTGGAGCATTTGCCTGCACCAAAGCAAGCCAACATTGCCCGCGAGACGATGGAGATTTTTGCACCGCTAGCTAATCGGTTGGGGATCGGCCAGATTAAATGGGAGCTGGAGGATCTGTCATTTAAATATATTGACAAAGATGCCTACCAACAAATGCGCAGCCTGGTAGTTGAAAACCGCCGCAATCGAGAAGAGCGACTGGCCAGGGTACGAGATATTCTGCGATCGCGGATTGAGCAATTGGGGCTAACCAACTTTGAGATTAGCGGTCGCCCTAAGCATCTGTATGGGATTTACCAAAAAATGCAGGTGCGGCAGAAAAAGTATGAAGAGATTTATGATGTATCGGCGATTAGAATCATTGTCGAAAATAAGGAAGCCTGTTATCGCGTATTAGCCGTAGTTCATGATTGCTTTCGGCCGATCCCTGGCAGATTTAAAGACTACATTGGCTTACCCAAACCAAACCGCTACCAATCGCTGCATACGGTTGTAATTGGCCCTAATGGTCGCCCCTTGGAAGTACAAATTCGCACCTGGGAAATGCATCATATTGCTGAATATGGGATTGCGGCGCACTGGAAATATAAGGAAACTAATTCCAGCCATCAGGCCACTAGTCAAGAAGACGAGAAATTTACCTGGCTGCGGCAATTGGTCGAGTGGCAACGGGAACTAAAAGATGACCAGGAATACATTGATACCCTCAAAGAAAATCTGTTTGACCATGAGGTATATGTATTTTCGCCCAAAGGTGATGTATATTGCCTGCCCCGTGGTGCTACAGCCGTAGACTTTGCCTATCGCATCCATACAGAACTGGGTAACCATTGCGCGGGAGCCCTGGTAAATGAATTTATGGTACCGCTCGATCGCAAACTCCAGAATGGCGATATTGTCACGGTTCTGCGTCATAAAAATGCCCATCCCAGCCTGGATTGGATTAATTTTGTGGCCACCAGTTCGGCTCGCCATCGAATCCGGCAATGGTATAAACGATCGCGCCGAGAGGAAAACTATGGCCGAGGGCGATCGATGCTGGAGCGAGAAATGGGCAAAGGTGGCCTGGATAGCCTGCTCAAATCGGAGCGGATGCTGGAAGTGGCTCGGCGCTGCAACTACCACAGTGTCGATGATATGTTGGCAGCATTGGGCTATGGCGAAATTTCCCTCAACATGGTGGTGAACAAGCTGCGGGAAGAACAAACCACCCAGGAAGCAGCGATCGCAATTCCCCGTTTGCCATCTGCTCCTAGTGCCAATGCCGCTTCACCCACCAAATCACCAATCCTGGGGCTAGAAGGTCTGCCCTATCGAATTGCTGGCTGTTGTCAACCGCTTCCTGGTGAACCAATTATTGGTGTGGTGCCCCGTGGTGGCAATCGCAGCATCGCCGTACATAAACAGGAATGCGAGAATATTGCTGATTTCCCAGGCGATCGGTTGATCCCGATCAGTTGGAATAATCGGGATGATGTCGATCGCCCCAGCATTTATACGGTTGATATCAGGGTAGAGACGATCGATCGGGTTGGTGTCCTCAAAGATATTCTGGCGCGATTGGCCGATGAAAAGGTGAATGTGCGTCATGCCACCGTTGATACGCGCCCCGGTGATACTGCTACGATCGAACTTAGCATTGATATTAACAGCCGCAATCAATATGAAAAGCTGCACTACAAAATTTCCAATATGAGTGATATTGTGGCGGTGCGGCGGATTAATCGTAATGATAGTTAA
- a CDS encoding type II toxin-antitoxin system death-on-curing family toxin: MLHEDQLQSDGGTSGIRDVGLLESALAQPQASFFGELLHPNISDQAAAYVFHIAKNHPFVDGNKRTAFAVCSAFLLVNGYDFNIAIDELKEIILNVANGSLSKEQLLEIFSKIVVSLDSLETE, encoded by the coding sequence ATGCTTCACGAAGATCAACTTCAAAGTGATGGTGGTACTAGTGGGATAAGGGATGTAGGGCTATTAGAGTCAGCGCTTGCACAGCCTCAAGCCTCATTCTTTGGTGAACTGTTACATCCAAATATTTCCGATCAAGCTGCTGCATATGTATTTCACATTGCTAAAAATCATCCATTTGTAGATGGTAATAAACGCACTGCATTTGCAGTTTGTAGTGCTTTCTTGCTAGTAAATGGCTATGATTTCAACATTGCCATAGATGAGCTAAAAGAAATTATTTTGAATGTGGCCAATGGGAGCTTATCAAAAGAGCAGCTCCTAGAAATTTTTAGCAAAATTGTTGTAAGCCTTGATTCCTTAGAAACGGAGTAA